The proteins below come from a single Polynucleobacter sp. MWH-UH23A genomic window:
- a CDS encoding thiosulfate oxidation carrier complex protein SoxZ, whose protein sequence is MSKTSRTSITMPTTAKQGSIIEIRAIAQHDMESGFRYTEGGKLIPRDIIREFTCTYNNVEVFRADFYPGTGANPLIIFTTIATETGNLEFRWVGDDGYEAINQAHITVS, encoded by the coding sequence ATGAGTAAAACATCACGCACTTCCATCACCATGCCAACCACTGCAAAGCAGGGTTCGATTATTGAGATTCGTGCAATAGCACAGCACGATATGGAGTCTGGTTTTCGATATACCGAAGGCGGTAAATTGATTCCTCGCGACATTATTCGGGAATTCACCTGCACCTATAACAATGTAGAAGTATTCAGGGCGGATTTTTATCCCGGTACTGGCGCTAACCCATTAATTATTTTCACTACTATTGCCACAGAGACGGGTAATTTGGAATTTAGATGGGTCGGTGATGATGGTTACGAAGCAATCAATCAAGCCCACATTACGGTTTCATGA
- a CDS encoding (2Fe-2S)-binding protein, whose amino-acid sequence MADLNVNGKKYKVDVDPDTPLLWVIREQIGLTGTKYGCGVGQCGACTVLFEGQAVRSCSLPVAAAEGKKIETIESLEKSGQLSKVQKAWVDNQVPQCGYCQSGMVMATTALLRNNPKPTDAQIDESITNICRCGTFQQVRAAIHAASKA is encoded by the coding sequence AAAATACAAAGTGGACGTTGATCCAGATACTCCATTGCTATGGGTAATACGAGAACAAATCGGCTTAACTGGCACCAAGTATGGTTGCGGTGTTGGTCAATGTGGTGCATGCACTGTGTTGTTTGAGGGCCAAGCAGTACGTAGCTGCTCCTTGCCGGTTGCTGCAGCTGAAGGTAAAAAAATTGAAACGATTGAGAGTCTTGAGAAGAGCGGACAGCTCTCTAAAGTTCAAAAAGCTTGGGTTGATAATCAAGTGCCTCAGTGTGGCTACTGTCAATCTGGCATGGTGATGGCAACAACCGCATTGCTACGCAATAATCCAAAACCAACCGATGCTCAGATTGATGAGTCCATCACTAATATCTGCCGTTGCGGCACATTTCAACAAGTGCGCGCGGCCATTCATGCTGCTAGCAAGGCTTAA
- the soxX gene encoding sulfur oxidation c-type cytochrome SoxX, giving the protein MSKRGVLAIILLGALSFSGVLAQQIVAGQIEKPLTATPGDAQHGRAIVLSRQTGLCILCHSGPFPEERFQGNLAPDLASSVGSLTAPQLRARLVNASYFNPNTIMPSYYRTDHLNRVASKFAGQTILSAQEIEDVVAFLLTLQNVNQQTKTISNKNTY; this is encoded by the coding sequence ATGAGCAAGAGGGGCGTTCTAGCGATCATATTGCTAGGCGCCCTTAGTTTCTCTGGAGTATTGGCGCAACAAATAGTGGCGGGTCAGATTGAAAAGCCTCTGACTGCTACTCCCGGAGACGCACAGCATGGTCGTGCGATTGTCTTAAGTCGTCAAACAGGGCTATGCATTCTTTGTCATAGCGGACCTTTTCCAGAGGAGCGATTTCAGGGTAATTTAGCTCCCGATCTGGCTAGTAGTGTTGGCTCTTTGACTGCCCCACAACTGCGTGCCAGACTCGTCAATGCAAGTTATTTCAACCCCAATACCATCATGCCGTCTTATTACCGTACAGATCATTTAAATCGTGTAGCGAGTAAGTTTGCAGGCCAAACGATTTTAAGTGCGCAAGAAATAGAAGATGTTGTCGCCTTCCTATTAACCCTTCAAAATGTGAATCAACAAACAAAAACAATCAGCAATAAAAACACCTATTGA
- a CDS encoding SoxY-related AACIE arm protein, whose product MQLSRRRWLKSIQSLSIFALGTWFSPLNVLAKKEDATKAIQEITGGKPIIDGKVKLVIPPLVENGNLVVLKLSVESPMTANDYVKSVHVIAEGNPLPNIFTVHLTPRSGTANITTRVRLADSQTVWAIAQMSDGSFYQGSAETLVTLSACTELV is encoded by the coding sequence ATGCAATTAAGTCGCCGCCGTTGGTTAAAAAGTATTCAAAGTCTTAGTATTTTTGCTTTGGGCACTTGGTTTAGTCCTTTGAATGTGCTGGCCAAAAAGGAGGATGCAACAAAGGCCATACAAGAAATCACAGGAGGTAAGCCCATCATTGATGGCAAGGTGAAGTTAGTTATTCCGCCGCTTGTAGAAAACGGAAACTTAGTTGTTCTCAAGCTGAGCGTTGAGAGCCCAATGACTGCTAATGATTATGTTAAATCCGTTCACGTCATTGCAGAAGGCAACCCTTTGCCCAATATATTTACGGTGCACTTAACGCCGCGATCTGGAACTGCCAATATTACGACTCGTGTACGTTTGGCAGACAGCCAAACTGTGTGGGCAATCGCGCAAATGAGCGATGGCAGTTTTTATCAAGGCTCTGCTGAGACTTTGGTAACACTCTCAGCTTGTACAGAACTTGTGTGA
- a CDS encoding molybdopterin cofactor-binding domain-containing protein: MTNAINTSRRQFVVGSSAIATGLAIGFDLSFMSNAHAAMGTGTTSMAPLATPEIGVWVVVKPNDDVVVRIVRSEMGQGTITGLAQMVAEELECDWKKVNYEYPSPAESLKRKAVWGSYSTGGSRGIRTSEQYVRKGGAAARMMLIQAAANQWNVPASECVAANSVITHTPSGRKTTFGKVSVAASQLPVPTEVPLKDPKEWKLIGKSVNRIDGVSDKVTGRQIYAIDLKMPGMLVANIKESPVFGGKVKSYDAAKAQSMKGVKKVVQVGDSAVAVVADTFWQAKTALDQVNIVWDNGANGDVSSASIKKMLEDGLNADDAFVHNTNGDVKSALSNASKKIEATYFYPFLNHATLEPQTATAKWTPDSCEAWVPTQDGEASLAAVIAASGLPAEKCNVYKVNLGGGFGRRGAFQDYTTQAVNIAKQMPGTPIKLIWTREEDMTQGRYHPVMMCKMTAAIDDKKNVTGLNMRLSGQSILAAVRPAVVAANKGKDPLAFQGLDPSGEHGITYSFPNLTIDHAMRNTHVPPGFWRGVNVNQNAIFIETFMDELAEATGMDAVEFRRKHMKDFPRAEAVLNAVADGIGWTKPAAPGVYRGVAQMRSFGSYVAAACELSVKNGNEVKIHRIVAATDPGYVVNPAQVNRQVSGSFVYGLSALFEEEITIEKGAVVQKNFDTFNSIRLSQMPKVETIIIQGGGKDWGGVGEPTIAVAAPAVLNAIYRATGKRYRTVPLKNSGIKLV; this comes from the coding sequence ATGACTAATGCAATTAATACTTCCCGCCGTCAGTTTGTTGTTGGTTCTAGCGCTATTGCTACGGGCTTAGCTATCGGTTTTGATTTAAGTTTTATGTCCAATGCCCATGCGGCTATGGGCACAGGCACTACTTCTATGGCACCTTTGGCTACTCCAGAGATTGGTGTATGGGTAGTGGTTAAGCCAAATGATGATGTTGTAGTTCGTATTGTTCGTTCTGAAATGGGTCAAGGCACGATTACTGGTTTGGCTCAGATGGTTGCTGAAGAGTTAGAGTGTGATTGGAAGAAGGTCAACTATGAGTATCCAAGCCCCGCTGAAAGTTTAAAGCGCAAAGCCGTATGGGGTAGTTACTCTACTGGTGGTAGCCGCGGCATTCGTACATCTGAGCAGTATGTACGCAAAGGTGGCGCAGCCGCCCGCATGATGTTAATTCAGGCGGCGGCGAATCAATGGAATGTCCCGGCCTCAGAGTGCGTTGCTGCTAACAGCGTGATTACCCATACTCCATCAGGACGCAAAACAACGTTTGGAAAAGTTTCTGTAGCGGCATCACAACTGCCAGTGCCAACAGAAGTTCCTTTAAAAGATCCAAAAGAGTGGAAACTCATTGGTAAATCAGTCAATCGTATTGATGGCGTCTCCGATAAGGTAACGGGTCGTCAGATATATGCAATTGACCTTAAGATGCCAGGCATGTTGGTTGCCAACATCAAAGAATCTCCTGTATTTGGTGGAAAGGTAAAGAGTTATGACGCCGCTAAAGCTCAGAGCATGAAAGGCGTAAAGAAGGTAGTGCAAGTTGGTGATTCAGCAGTTGCTGTGGTGGCTGATACTTTCTGGCAAGCTAAAACTGCTTTAGACCAAGTCAATATTGTTTGGGATAACGGCGCTAATGGCGATGTCTCAAGCGCCTCAATTAAGAAGATGCTTGAAGATGGCCTGAATGCAGATGATGCATTTGTTCATAACACTAACGGCGATGTTAAATCCGCTCTCTCTAATGCGTCTAAAAAGATAGAGGCAACTTATTTCTATCCATTCTTAAACCATGCAACGCTTGAGCCGCAAACAGCTACAGCAAAATGGACTCCGGATTCTTGTGAAGCTTGGGTGCCTACTCAAGACGGCGAGGCATCTTTGGCGGCAGTGATTGCAGCCTCTGGTTTGCCTGCTGAGAAATGTAACGTCTACAAAGTGAACCTTGGAGGCGGCTTTGGTCGTCGTGGCGCTTTCCAGGACTACACAACCCAGGCGGTGAACATTGCAAAACAAATGCCTGGTACGCCGATCAAGTTGATTTGGACTCGCGAAGAGGATATGACGCAAGGTCGTTACCATCCGGTGATGATGTGCAAGATGACAGCAGCGATCGATGACAAGAAAAATGTCACTGGTTTGAATATGCGTTTGTCAGGCCAGTCTATCTTGGCCGCAGTACGCCCAGCTGTTGTAGCTGCCAACAAAGGTAAAGATCCGTTGGCATTTCAAGGTCTCGACCCAAGTGGTGAACACGGTATTACCTATAGTTTCCCCAACTTGACGATTGATCATGCAATGCGTAATACCCATGTCCCACCAGGATTCTGGCGCGGTGTTAACGTCAATCAAAACGCCATTTTTATTGAAACCTTTATGGATGAATTGGCTGAAGCAACTGGTATGGATGCGGTGGAGTTCCGCCGTAAGCATATGAAGGACTTCCCAAGAGCAGAAGCGGTTTTGAATGCAGTTGCTGATGGCATTGGCTGGACCAAGCCTGCTGCCCCTGGTGTTTATCGTGGGGTTGCGCAGATGCGCTCATTCGGTAGCTACGTTGCAGCAGCATGTGAACTTTCTGTGAAGAATGGCAATGAAGTGAAGATTCATCGCATTGTTGCTGCTACCGATCCTGGTTATGTAGTGAACCCAGCACAAGTCAATCGTCAAGTATCTGGTTCTTTCGTGTACGGCCTATCTGCACTCTTTGAAGAAGAAATTACGATCGAGAAGGGCGCTGTTGTGCAGAAGAACTTTGATACCTTTAACTCGATTCGACTCTCGCAAATGCCAAAAGTCGAAACCATCATTATTCAGGGTGGCGGTAAAGATTGGGGCGGAGTTGGTGAGCCAACGATTGCGGTTGCTGCACCTGCGGTGCTCAATGCGATTTACCGTGCTACCGGCAAGCGTTACCGTACAGTGCCTCTGAAAAATAGTGGTATCAAGCTCGTTTAA